In Chryseobacterium turcicum, a single window of DNA contains:
- a CDS encoding beta-ketoacyl-[acyl-carrier-protein] synthase family protein — MSQKIAITGMGIISSIGNNVEENFISLTTGKHGISDIEMFETSLSGKFKTGEIKLSNEALVQKLQLAEDNNATRTALLGMIAAKEAVESAKISDVNEYKTGLISSTSVGGMDVTEKYFYSYEDFPEKQKYIDAHDAGNSSLAIAESLGLKGMVSTISTACSSAANAIMMGAKLIKNGVLDRVIVGGTDSLSKFTLNGFNTLMILTDSYNTPFDNDRKGLNLGEAAAFIILESDELVKKENKKVLAYLSGYGNANDAHHQTASSENGQGAYLAMEKALKVSGLEKENIDYINVHGTATPNNDLSEGIAMIRIFGENQVPEFSSTKAFTGHTLAAAAGIEAVYSILAMQNNVIFPNLNFKTKMEEFDLKPVTELKEKNINHVLSNSFGFGGNCSTLIFSKS; from the coding sequence ATGAGTCAAAAAATTGCCATTACAGGAATGGGCATTATTTCCTCCATTGGTAACAATGTTGAGGAAAATTTTATTTCGCTAACGACCGGTAAACATGGTATCTCAGATATCGAAATGTTTGAAACCAGTCTTTCCGGAAAATTCAAAACGGGCGAAATAAAATTATCTAATGAAGCCTTAGTGCAGAAACTTCAGCTTGCTGAAGACAACAATGCGACAAGAACCGCTTTATTAGGAATGATTGCCGCTAAAGAAGCCGTAGAAAGTGCCAAAATTTCGGATGTTAACGAGTACAAAACCGGGCTTATTTCTTCCACAAGCGTGGGCGGAATGGACGTTACCGAAAAATATTTCTATTCTTACGAAGATTTCCCTGAAAAGCAAAAATACATTGACGCTCACGATGCAGGAAATTCATCGCTTGCCATTGCAGAATCATTAGGCTTGAAAGGAATGGTTTCTACCATCAGTACTGCTTGTTCATCAGCTGCCAATGCAATTATGATGGGTGCGAAACTCATTAAAAATGGCGTTTTAGACCGTGTGATTGTTGGCGGAACAGATTCTCTTTCAAAATTCACTTTAAATGGATTCAACACGTTAATGATTCTTACAGATTCTTACAACACCCCTTTCGACAACGACAGAAAAGGTCTGAATCTTGGTGAAGCAGCCGCGTTTATTATTTTGGAATCTGACGAATTGGTAAAAAAAGAAAACAAAAAGGTTTTAGCCTATCTTTCAGGATATGGAAACGCCAATGATGCACATCATCAAACCGCTTCTTCAGAAAACGGACAAGGTGCTTATCTAGCAATGGAAAAAGCATTGAAAGTTTCTGGTTTAGAGAAGGAAAACATCGATTATATCAACGTTCACGGAACGGCAACACCAAACAACGATTTGTCGGAAGGAATTGCGATGATAAGAATTTTTGGAGAAAATCAAGTTCCGGAATTCAGTTCTACAAAAGCATTTACAGGTCACACTTTAGCTGCTGCTGCAGGAATTGAAGCTGTTTATTCAATTTTGGCAATGCAAAACAACGTCATTTTCCCAAATTTGAATTTTAAAACAAAAATGGAAGAATTTGACTTAAAACCCGTTACAGAATTGAAAGAAAAAAACATCAATCACGTTCTTTCCAATTCGTTTGGGTTTGGAGGAAATTGTTCAACCTTAATTTTTTCAAAATCGTGA
- a CDS encoding phosphopantetheine-binding protein codes for MEDLKLELKNKIIETLNLEDVAIEEIKDTDPLFGGGLGLDSIDALELIVLLDKDYGIKLSDPKKGKEIFQSIEVMAKFIEENRTK; via the coding sequence ATGGAAGATTTAAAATTAGAATTAAAAAACAAAATCATCGAAACTCTTAATCTTGAAGACGTTGCAATAGAAGAAATTAAAGATACAGACCCTCTTTTTGGTGGTGGTCTTGGATTAGATTCTATCGACGCTCTAGAATTAATTGTACTTCTTGACAAAGACTACGGAATTAAATTATCTGACCCTAAAAAAGGAAAAGAAATCTTCCAATCTATCGAGGTGATGGCAAAATTCATCGAAGAAAACAGAACAAAATAA